In one Barnesiella propionica genomic region, the following are encoded:
- a CDS encoding helix-turn-helix domain-containing protein translates to MGESDLTNWLQEWFERFMGRFDRLDENMEQMSGRYNFLDGERLLDNQDVCQLLHVSKRTLQRYRSSGELPYQMIYHKTYYRESDVDLFIKTHFNKGEDNETETEDSEP, encoded by the coding sequence ATGGGAGAGAGCGATTTAACAAATTGGTTGCAAGAATGGTTTGAGCGGTTTATGGGACGCTTCGACCGCTTAGATGAAAATATGGAACAGATGTCGGGAAGGTATAATTTTTTGGACGGGGAACGGTTGCTGGATAATCAGGACGTGTGCCAATTGCTCCATGTCAGCAAGCGTACCCTGCAACGCTACCGCTCGTCGGGCGAACTGCCCTACCAAATGATTTACCACAAGACTTATTACCGGGAAAGCGATGTAGATTTGTTTATCAAAACTCATTTCAATAAAGGAGAGGATAACGAAACGGAAACAGAAGATTCCGAGCCATGA
- a CDS encoding dihydrofolate reductase family protein has translation MSRIKAHIAISLDGYIAHTDGETNWIPGELAKEISEIHQSSEILLAGSNTYNAIFEQCGSWPYKNSYVVSHYDSSSLASENLQYLFDEPIEKICEMKKAAIGDITVIGGGNLITSLLNNGLVDELYLYIVPVLLGDGIRFLGKTYDVNVKSSNPEEYKGTTKICCTFN, from the coding sequence ATGAGTAGGATTAAAGCACACATAGCAATTTCGCTGGACGGTTATATTGCTCACACGGACGGGGAAACAAACTGGATACCCGGAGAACTCGCAAAAGAAATATCGGAAATACACCAATCATCCGAAATCTTATTGGCTGGCTCCAATACTTATAATGCTATTTTTGAGCAGTGCGGAAGCTGGCCATATAAAAATAGCTATGTTGTTTCCCATTATGACAGTTCATCGCTTGCAAGCGAGAATTTGCAATACCTGTTCGATGAACCGATAGAAAAGATATGCGAAATGAAGAAAGCAGCTATTGGAGATATAACGGTTATCGGTGGCGGTAATCTGATAACTTCCCTGCTCAACAATGGCTTGGTGGACGAACTGTATTTGTATATTGTCCCCGTTCTACTCGGCGACGGCATCCGTTTTTTAGGCAAGACCTATGATGTAAATGTTAAATCCTCCAATCCCGAAGAATATAAAGGGACTACAAAAATATGCTGCACATTTAACTAA
- the mobC gene encoding conjugal transfer protein MobC: MQNEDDLRGLAKVMDFMRALSILFVVINIYWFCYEAIYGLGFNIGVVDKILMNFNRTAGLFTSILWTKLFAVVFLALSCLGTRGVKDEKITWSKIIVCLSAGFILFFLNWWLLALPFPAEGNMGLYIFTMTFGYILLLMGGIWMSRLLKNNMFDDVFNTENESFMQETRLLANDYSVNLPTRFYYKKKWNNGWVNVVNPFRASIVLGTPGSGKSYAIVNSYIKQQIEKGFSAYIYDFKFPDLSTIAYNHLLNNREGYEITPTFYVINFDDPSRSHRCNPINPSFMDDISDAYESSYTIMLNLNRTWVSKQGDFFVESPIILFAAIIWYLRIYKDGKYCSFPHAIEFLNKPYEKIFPILTSYPELENYLSPFMDAWLGGAADQLQGQIASAKIPLSRMISPALYWVMSGDEFSLDINNPAEPKILVVGNNPDRQNIYGAALGLYNSRIVKLINKKGQLKSSVVIDELPTIYFKGLDNLIATARSNKVAVLLGFQDFSQLKRDYGDKEAAVVMNTVGNIFSGQVVGDTAKTLSDRFGKVLQKRQSMTINRNDKSTSISTQMDSLIPASKISNLTQGMFVGAVADNFDERIEQKIFHAEIVVDNERVAAETKAYKKIPVIADFTDENGVDRMKEMIQQNYERIKAEAKQIVEDEIQRIKDDPELCHLLPKEED; the protein is encoded by the coding sequence ATGCAAAATGAAGATGATTTGCGCGGATTGGCTAAGGTTATGGACTTTATGCGTGCGCTTTCAATACTGTTCGTAGTGATAAATATTTATTGGTTCTGCTACGAAGCGATATACGGCTTGGGGTTCAATATCGGCGTGGTCGATAAAATCCTGATGAATTTTAACCGCACCGCCGGACTGTTTACCTCGATACTCTGGACGAAACTTTTTGCGGTGGTATTCCTTGCCCTGTCCTGTTTGGGAACACGGGGCGTTAAGGACGAGAAGATAACTTGGTCGAAAATCATTGTCTGCCTCTCGGCGGGCTTTATCCTGTTTTTCCTTAATTGGTGGTTACTCGCCCTGCCGTTCCCGGCAGAGGGCAACATGGGACTATACATATTTACGATGACCTTCGGCTATATTCTTTTGCTTATGGGCGGTATATGGATGTCGCGCCTCTTGAAAAACAATATGTTCGACGACGTTTTCAACACGGAGAATGAAAGTTTTATGCAGGAAACCCGCCTTTTGGCAAACGATTATTCTGTAAATCTGCCGACCCGCTTCTACTATAAAAAGAAATGGAATAACGGCTGGGTAAATGTCGTTAATCCGTTCCGTGCTTCGATTGTTTTAGGAACTCCCGGTAGCGGCAAGTCCTATGCAATCGTAAACAGCTACATTAAACAGCAGATAGAGAAGGGATTTAGTGCTTATATTTACGACTTCAAATTCCCCGACCTTTCGACGATTGCCTACAATCATTTGCTTAATAACCGCGAGGGTTACGAGATAACCCCGACGTTTTATGTAATCAATTTCGACGACCCTTCACGTTCGCACCGTTGTAATCCGATTAATCCTTCGTTCATGGATGATATTTCGGATGCCTACGAATCCAGCTATACGATTATGCTTAACCTTAATCGCACGTGGGTTTCCAAGCAGGGCGATTTCTTTGTCGAATCGCCGATTATCCTTTTCGCCGCTATTATATGGTATTTGCGGATTTACAAAGACGGCAAGTATTGTTCGTTCCCGCACGCCATCGAGTTTTTGAACAAACCCTACGAGAAGATTTTTCCGATTCTGACTTCGTACCCGGAGTTGGAAAACTACCTTTCTCCCTTTATGGATGCGTGGCTGGGAGGTGCTGCCGACCAATTACAGGGGCAGATAGCATCGGCGAAAATCCCGCTTTCGCGTATGATTTCCCCCGCACTGTATTGGGTTATGTCGGGCGACGAATTTTCGTTGGATATAAACAACCCCGCAGAGCCGAAAATACTTGTCGTAGGCAATAATCCCGACCGCCAAAATATCTATGGTGCGGCATTGGGATTGTATAACAGCCGTATTGTGAAATTGATAAACAAGAAAGGGCAGCTAAAAAGTTCGGTTGTCATAGACGAGTTGCCGACGATATATTTTAAGGGGTTGGATAACCTGATAGCTACCGCCCGAAGCAACAAAGTTGCCGTGCTCCTCGGCTTTCAGGACTTTTCACAGCTAAAGCGCGACTACGGCGACAAGGAAGCCGCCGTAGTGATGAACACGGTAGGAAATATCTTTAGTGGGCAGGTGGTCGGCGATACGGCAAAAACCTTGTCTGACCGCTTTGGGAAGGTGCTTCAAAAGCGGCAATCCATGACGATAAACCGCAACGATAAATCGACTTCCATTTCTACGCAAATGGATAGCCTGATACCCGCCTCTAAAATTTCCAATCTTACGCAGGGGATGTTTGTCGGCGCGGTAGCGGATAATTTCGACGAACGGATAGAACAAAAGATTTTCCACGCCGAAATTGTGGTCGATAACGAGCGGGTAGCCGCCGAAACGAAGGCTTATAAGAAAATACCCGTCATTGCCGATTTTACCGACGAGAACGGTGTCGATAGGATGAAAGAAATGATACAACAGAATTACGAACGTATCAAAGCCGAGGCAAAACAGATAGTTGAGGATGAGATACAACGTATTAAGGACGACCCCGAACTTTGCCACTTGTTGCCAAAGGAGGAAGACTAA
- a CDS encoding TrlF family AAA-like ATPase, producing MAKIYSKGSEWRKWDLHFHTPSSYDYKDNSVTNQDIIDSLIMKDIAVVAITDHHIIDIPRITDLKKLATESLLGEITILPGIEFLSDARGSEPLHFIGIFHEDADIEYIWGQIENKTSLCEIKRDGKQPNEVYCDFADTVKLIHELGGIVSIHAGQKHGSVECITNSLPHTQAQKKDIAHIVDIYELGKESDQGGYNTVVFPAIDKILPMIICSDNHNAKDYVHKQNCWIKADPTFNGLLQIIYEPKERVRIQENNPKFDFEKSPFTDIEVKEKTVIFNDPVDNIYFDPCKIYLNSNLISIIGGRGTGKSILVDYIARGLGKENTKAYSVSKDVSVYRQTSLRENTQEFNLGDSPNIPFLYISQSQIKELVSDKVRFTQNIRETIGVTDEYAPNPEYREKAEDVTNEYFRVVKILDANETTSTAKKEKIRADIKRNKELIANVTSEENKPKLENYQKVLTKLENINLWLSRINKLKQTTLSSKESINQEISSINHDLGANSGWNIPLLNADDTIRYIDTELLPKIITSQEEVQKEIDLTKAAFKDFQGDLSTLLNNIGEFQNKVSALERDLAVIEEEERKFQEIKTSWFKDLGDAIKKSIDDYTTLISNKWQKFKEGYDGMRPDMKELLATILNKDELDVVVNIRFDKDVIYNHLLDRLDKRSYNIDRLKDSLQIETIEDYFNFIQQSADKTNLFSDSITNLVRGYLPDLLFKKYNSFISHEIVVTSKGKPITKLSHGQQGTIFLRLQLASRAFSETIIYDQPEDDLDNDFIMRDLVDIFRKIKRYRQVVIVSHNANLVVNADSEQIIIAENIDGVLKYTSGSLENPIINERICAILEGGKNAFLSREQKYHLNVPVIIS from the coding sequence ATGGCTAAAATATACTCTAAAGGTTCAGAGTGGAGAAAATGGGATTTACATTTTCACACGCCGTCTTCCTATGATTATAAAGACAATAGTGTAACTAATCAAGACATTATTGATTCGCTTATAATGAAGGATATAGCTGTTGTTGCTATAACAGACCACCACATTATAGATATTCCCCGAATTACAGACCTTAAGAAATTAGCCACTGAAAGTTTATTGGGAGAGATAACCATATTGCCCGGTATTGAATTTTTATCTGATGCGAGAGGTTCAGAACCTTTACATTTTATTGGGATTTTCCATGAAGATGCAGATATTGAATATATATGGGGACAGATAGAAAATAAAACTTCTTTATGTGAAATTAAAAGAGATGGAAAACAACCTAATGAAGTTTATTGCGACTTTGCAGATACAGTTAAACTGATTCATGAATTAGGTGGTATTGTATCTATACATGCAGGACAAAAGCATGGTAGTGTTGAGTGTATAACCAATTCATTACCACACACACAAGCGCAAAAAAAAGACATTGCTCATATAGTTGATATATATGAATTAGGCAAAGAATCTGACCAAGGAGGATATAACACAGTTGTTTTTCCTGCAATAGATAAGATATTGCCTATGATTATCTGTTCTGACAATCATAATGCAAAAGACTATGTACACAAACAAAATTGCTGGATAAAAGCTGACCCGACTTTCAATGGATTATTACAAATTATTTATGAGCCAAAAGAGCGGGTAAGGATTCAAGAAAATAACCCTAAGTTTGATTTTGAAAAATCGCCTTTTACAGATATAGAGGTCAAGGAAAAAACTGTTATTTTCAATGACCCTGTTGATAATATTTATTTCGACCCATGCAAAATATACTTGAATAGCAACTTAATATCTATTATTGGTGGCAGAGGTACAGGGAAAAGCATTTTGGTCGATTACATAGCAAGGGGATTAGGTAAAGAAAATACAAAAGCATATTCTGTTTCGAAGGATGTTTCTGTTTACAGGCAAACATCCTTACGGGAAAATACACAAGAATTTAATTTAGGGGATAGTCCCAATATTCCTTTCTTGTATATATCTCAAAGCCAAATAAAGGAACTGGTTTCTGACAAAGTGAGATTTACCCAAAATATAAGGGAAACGATTGGTGTAACTGATGAATACGCTCCAAATCCTGAATATAGAGAAAAGGCAGAAGATGTTACGAATGAGTATTTTAGGGTTGTAAAAATTTTGGATGCCAACGAAACAACCAGTACGGCTAAAAAAGAAAAAATCCGTGCAGACATAAAGAGAAATAAGGAGCTTATAGCCAATGTAACGTCGGAGGAGAATAAGCCAAAGCTGGAAAATTATCAGAAGGTTTTAACTAAATTGGAAAACATAAATCTTTGGTTAAGTCGTATCAATAAATTGAAGCAAACGACATTATCCAGTAAAGAAAGTATTAATCAAGAAATTTCATCTATAAACCACGATTTAGGGGCAAATTCGGGATGGAATATCCCCTTGTTAAATGCAGACGATACAATCCGCTACATAGATACGGAACTATTACCTAAAATTATTACCAGCCAAGAGGAGGTACAGAAAGAGATAGACTTAACAAAAGCTGCTTTTAAAGACTTTCAAGGAGATTTAAGTACGTTGCTCAATAATATAGGAGAGTTTCAAAATAAGGTTTCTGCGTTAGAACGGGATTTGGCTGTTATTGAGGAGGAAGAAAGAAAATTTCAAGAGATTAAAACTTCATGGTTCAAAGATTTAGGGGACGCTATCAAGAAATCTATTGACGACTATACAACTCTGATTTCAAATAAATGGCAAAAATTCAAAGAAGGTTATGATGGGATGCGACCTGATATGAAGGAACTACTGGCTACCATTCTAAATAAAGACGAATTAGATGTTGTTGTAAACATACGATTCGATAAAGATGTTATATACAATCATCTTTTGGATAGACTTGATAAAAGAAGCTATAATATAGATAGACTAAAAGATAGTCTCCAAATAGAAACAATAGAAGATTATTTTAATTTTATTCAGCAATCAGCGGATAAAACCAACTTGTTTAGTGATTCTATTACAAATTTAGTTAGAGGTTACTTGCCTGATTTATTGTTTAAAAAATATAACTCCTTTATATCGCATGAGATAGTTGTTACATCAAAAGGAAAACCTATTACTAAATTATCACATGGGCAACAAGGAACTATATTTTTGAGATTGCAGTTAGCTTCCCGTGCTTTTAGTGAAACTATAATTTACGACCAACCCGAAGATGACCTTGATAATGATTTTATTATGAGGGATTTGGTTGATATATTTAGAAAGATAAAACGATATAGACAAGTAGTAATAGTATCCCATAATGCTAACTTAGTTGTAAATGCTGATTCTGAACAAATTATAATTGCTGAAAATATTGATGGAGTGTTGAAGTACACGTCTGGTTCACTTGAAAATCCGATAATTAATGAAAGAATTTGTGCGATTTTGGAAGGTGGCAAAAATGCGTTTTTAAGTCGCGAGCAAAAATATCACTTAAATGTTCCCGTGATTATAAGTTAA
- a CDS encoding DUF3945 domain-containing protein — protein MAEKIKNEEPKVLLTQGEDGKLKAVTGIGDDGKLKTTDPTKENADSFFKFDTHGNALDNFLKKFSEQSNQPSHTGLYALAGSAVEKVAAFLDKIIQVNPDDKVLDPYKVQPDGQMQEPGQGKYQPLDLNKVDWKDAEKLGVSGDDLRDTLKAMAYGHKSPGLVDIKTEIDGQELSVKARLSLEQQPDGSIKIQAHPKQEQPDFDKPFMGVTFTEKDIEQFKQTGNGGRVFDLELVAGSEKVPSLISLDKLTNRFEAVALADIYIPQTLKNASLSEEQQNGLKRGEGVLVEGMDKRVKQGEEPSKIDRIIQYNAANRNFDFRFTPEQREQHRQERQAKQGEGQDDKPLKARKVGDIWIRPIQGGVELSRDQFKQLCEGKPIWVEGMQKPQPKPKEGVQQVEATDKKGQKYNAWVWPDPEKGHVRHTSKHPDEIKATQKVTPAEGHKTQVAVNNDGKTNEATKQTPSEPLKKGQSQPTEKQAEKKQEKKQEQQKQSPKAPKKGKGKGVSM, from the coding sequence ATGGCAGAAAAAATCAAAAATGAAGAACCCAAAGTCTTGCTAACGCAGGGCGAGGACGGCAAACTGAAAGCCGTAACGGGTATCGGGGACGACGGTAAGTTGAAAACGACCGACCCTACGAAAGAAAATGCGGACAGCTTTTTTAAGTTTGACACGCACGGCAACGCACTGGATAACTTCTTAAAGAAGTTTTCCGAGCAATCCAACCAGCCATCGCACACCGGACTTTATGCCCTTGCCGGAAGTGCGGTTGAAAAGGTAGCCGCCTTTCTCGACAAGATTATTCAGGTCAATCCCGATGACAAGGTACTCGACCCGTACAAAGTACAGCCCGACGGACAAATGCAGGAGCCGGGGCAAGGCAAGTACCAGCCCCTTGACCTGAATAAAGTTGATTGGAAAGATGCCGAGAAATTGGGTGTTTCCGGCGATGATTTGCGCGACACGCTCAAAGCTATGGCTTACGGTCATAAATCCCCCGGATTGGTGGATATTAAGACCGAAATAGACGGTCAGGAGCTCAGCGTAAAAGCCCGCCTGTCGTTGGAGCAGCAACCCGACGGCTCTATCAAAATCCAAGCGCACCCCAAACAAGAACAGCCCGATTTCGACAAACCATTTATGGGCGTAACCTTTACCGAAAAGGACATTGAGCAGTTCAAACAGACCGGGAACGGCGGTCGCGTGTTCGATTTGGAACTTGTCGCGGGCAGCGAAAAAGTACCGTCGTTGATTTCGCTTGACAAGCTGACTAACCGCTTCGAGGCGGTAGCCCTTGCCGACATCTATATCCCGCAGACGTTGAAGAATGCCTCGCTGTCAGAAGAACAGCAGAACGGTTTGAAACGCGGCGAAGGTGTATTGGTTGAGGGTATGGATAAGCGGGTTAAGCAGGGCGAAGAACCCTCGAAAATCGACCGTATTATCCAGTACAACGCTGCAAACCGCAATTTCGATTTTCGTTTTACCCCGGAACAAAGAGAGCAGCACCGACAGGAACGGCAAGCCAAACAGGGCGAAGGGCAGGATGATAAACCGCTCAAAGCCCGCAAGGTCGGCGATATATGGATTCGCCCCATACAGGGCGGCGTCGAACTATCACGCGACCAATTCAAGCAGCTATGCGAGGGGAAGCCTATCTGGGTGGAGGGTATGCAAAAGCCACAACCCAAGCCCAAAGAGGGAGTGCAACAGGTCGAAGCCACCGACAAGAAAGGGCAAAAGTACAACGCTTGGGTGTGGCCTGACCCCGAAAAAGGTCATGTGCGCCATACCTCGAAACATCCCGACGAGATAAAGGCGACACAGAAAGTAACTCCCGCCGAAGGGCATAAAACGCAAGTAGCCGTGAACAACGACGGCAAAACCAATGAAGCGACTAAGCAAACTCCCAGTGAGCCGCTAAAGAAAGGTCAATCCCAACCTACCGAAAAGCAGGCAGAGAAAAAGCAGGAGAAGAAACAGGAGCAACAGAAGCAATCGCCTAAAGCCCCGAAGAAAGGAAAGGGCAAGGGCGTAAGTATGTAA
- a CDS encoding antirestriction protein ArdA encodes MENLSEARIYVGTYAKYNNGSIYGKWLDLSDYSDKEEFYDACRELHSDEEDAEYMFQDWENIPSSLIGESWLSDNLFEVIEAVSDLNENEQEAFYIWLNDGSHDIDTDDISGLIDSFRDDYQGEYKDEEDYAYEVVEQCYELTEFAKTYFDYEKFARDLFIGDYWFESGYVFRRS; translated from the coding sequence ATGGAAAATTTATCAGAAGCACGGATTTATGTAGGCACTTACGCCAAGTATAATAACGGTTCCATTTATGGAAAATGGTTAGACCTTTCAGATTATTCCGATAAAGAAGAATTTTACGACGCTTGTCGTGAATTGCACAGCGACGAAGAAGATGCCGAGTATATGTTTCAGGATTGGGAAAACATACCGTCCTCACTTATAGGGGAAAGTTGGCTTTCGGATAATCTCTTTGAAGTGATTGAAGCTGTTTCGGACTTGAACGAAAACGAGCAGGAAGCCTTTTATATATGGCTTAATGACGGCAGCCATGATATAGACACGGACGATATAAGCGGGCTTATAGATTCGTTCCGCGACGACTATCAGGGCGAATATAAAGATGAAGAAGATTACGCCTATGAAGTAGTCGAACAATGCTACGAATTAACGGAGTTTGCTAAAACTTATTTCGATTATGAAAAGTTCGCACGCGACCTGTTTATCGGCGATTATTGGTTTGAATCCGGCTATGTATTCCGGCGTTCCTGA
- a CDS encoding RteC domain-containing protein, translating to MRDFHTRLSGKIQTELQSIDLEGCDISREEAAKMVKFLEDCLSELRDYFLVLKSITVQDEIEFFKEMKPEVLGLLLYFNKIHTVELKRPIGSNETQSEYYDKELKSLTYFFERNLDFHQYYRANSTYLDEYYFVRGKSNHELCADSAQYILDPLFSTGYDYKVSKIICNEMLRIYLNKKKYNLEKQVIIKKSRELLPHNNLKWTGSKADATELGYSIRDSGVINHGNVDVKEIMNFIEVSFDIDLGDYYRTYVAIKSRKKDRTPFLNKLIESLIRRMEKDDSE from the coding sequence ATGAGAGATTTTCACACACGTCTATCAGGAAAGATACAGACAGAGTTACAAAGTATTGATTTGGAAGGATGCGACATATCTCGTGAAGAAGCTGCCAAAATGGTTAAATTCCTCGAAGACTGTTTATCCGAACTTCGGGATTATTTTCTCGTTTTGAAGTCGATAACCGTGCAGGACGAAATCGAATTTTTCAAAGAAATGAAGCCCGAAGTATTGGGGTTGCTTTTGTATTTCAACAAAATACACACTGTCGAGTTAAAACGCCCTATCGGGAGCAATGAAACGCAAAGCGAGTATTACGATAAGGAACTGAAAAGCCTTACTTATTTCTTTGAGCGTAATTTGGACTTCCACCAGTATTACAGGGCAAATTCGACCTACTTGGATGAATACTACTTTGTAAGGGGAAAGTCCAATCACGAACTTTGTGCCGATAGCGCACAATATATTCTTGACCCCTTGTTTTCAACGGGATATGATTACAAAGTTTCAAAAATTATCTGCAACGAAATGCTGCGGATTTATTTGAACAAGAAAAAATACAATCTGGAAAAACAGGTAATAATCAAAAAGAGTCGGGAGTTATTACCTCATAACAATTTGAAATGGACGGGTTCTAAAGCCGATGCGACCGAGTTAGGCTATTCCATACGGGATAGCGGGGTAATAAATCATGGAAACGTCGATGTTAAAGAAATTATGAACTTTATAGAGGTCAGCTTTGATATTGACTTGGGCGATTATTACAGGACTTATGTTGCAATCAAAAGCCGGAAGAAAGACCGGACACCATTTCTGAATAAACTTATTGAGAGCCTAATCAGAAGAATGGAAAAAGACGATTCAGAATAA
- a CDS encoding helix-turn-helix domain-containing protein encodes MKVITIDSEAYKVLVRKIDRVFNYIKEQKEKDAVPPPDPSEIWIGNEEAAGILEISQRTLQRLRSNGEVTYSIRGGKIRYTLQEIQRLIVGRVVASKYKQEADLLQAHQKYQERKKGNQKK; translated from the coding sequence ATGAAAGTGATTACCATTGATTCGGAAGCCTATAAAGTATTGGTACGAAAAATCGACCGAGTTTTTAACTACATCAAAGAGCAGAAAGAAAAAGATGCTGTCCCGCCGCCCGACCCGTCGGAGATATGGATAGGCAACGAGGAAGCAGCCGGGATTTTGGAGATAAGCCAGCGGACATTACAACGCTTGCGCTCTAACGGAGAAGTAACCTATTCTATCCGGGGCGGTAAAATCCGTTACACGCTCCAAGAAATACAGCGGCTTATCGTTGGACGGGTGGTTGCAAGCAAATACAAACAGGAAGCCGATTTGTTGCAGGCGCATCAGAAGTATCAGGAACGCAAGAAAGGAAATCAAAAAAAGTAA